Below is a genomic region from Sorghum bicolor cultivar BTx623 chromosome 9, Sorghum_bicolor_NCBIv3, whole genome shotgun sequence.
GAGGCTTTCGAGTTTCGACGTGAGCTTCGACACCACCATGGAGATGATCTACCAGGACGTGAAGCGCTCGGGCTTCGGCGCCGCCGGCTCCGGCGAGGGCAACGACACGGTGTCCGGCCTCGCGCAGTGCATGAGCTACCTCTCCCCCACAGACTGCCTGCTCTGCTACGCGCAGAGCCGCGTGAAGCTGCCGCACTGCCTCCccgccgacggcggcggcatCTACCTCGACGGCTGCTTCCTCCGCTACGGCGGGGACAACTTCACGGCCGCCGCCACTGACGCCAGCGACACCGCGGTGTGCTCCAACGCCACCGCGCCGGCGGCCGGGTTCGCGGCTGCCGCCGTCGCGCTGGTGGAGAACGTCACGGCGGCCGCGCCGGGCGCCAAGGAATACTACTACGCGGCGTCGTCCGGGCGCGGCGCGCCGCCGGCGTACGCCGCGGCGCAGTGCTGGAGGTCGCTGAACGCCAGCGCGTGCGCCGCGTGCGTGGCCTGGCCAGCGCGCGCGACCAGCTTGTCCGCAAGTGCCTGCCGGCCGCACCGGAGGGGTACGGCCTCAACGCCGGGTGCGTCGTCAGGTACTCCACGCGGCCGTTCTACCTGCCGGCCAAcaacgtcgccgccgccgcctgcagcAGATCGTCCGGTGATTACATTTTCTACCTCATACCGCCCTTTGAATTTCCCCGTTTCACTTCATATAGACGTACGTCATCGGTTAGACTTTGTGGTCTGTTCTTGTTGGTCCAAAAAGTTTGACGGGAAAGATCAGAGAAGCGTGCCGTGTCTGAAACTCTGAATTTTAGCGATAGCAACTCCAACTCCTACTACTCTCCCTCTCTCGTGAAACGTGGATTGTGAGCTAGCATCATGCAAATACAAAAGATCCATCCCAAAGCATATTTGGATGGTCCAGATAAGCAATATGCTCTACATGCTGCATTGTATTATTGCCTCCCCTCCAAAGAAATTCTCACAGGTGCTCTTTTGAGTTTTCTTCATGGCAGCACGGCGCATTGTTGTCATCGTGTGGCCGTTTGGGTCTTGTCGGCACTGGCGGTCGTCATGGGCATAGCATTCATCTGGACAAGAATGAGGTCCAGATCAAGACATGATCTCCATGACGGTATGCAATGCAACGCACACCTGAAACCCCTCCGATGACAAGTCTTTGACGCCGTGCGTGTGAAATAATGACGAACGAACAATGCTGATCGCCGCCGGTGACAAGTCTTTGGCTCCGGCGAGATGATCCGGGCCATCGCCGCGTCGTCGCACGTGAGCTTCAAGTACGAGGAGCTGCGCACGGCCAACGACGAGTTCAGCCAGACCAACAAGCTCGGCCAGGGAGGCTACGGCTCCGTGTACAAGGGCTTGCTGGCGGACGGGCGGGAGGTGGCGGTGAAGCGGCTCTTCTTCAGCAGCAGGCGGCAGTGGGCGGAGCAGCTGTTCAACGAGGTGAAGCTGGTGAGCCAGGTGAAGCACAAGAACCTGGTCAAGCTGCTGGGCTGCAGCGTGGACGTACGGCCCTGAGagcctcctcgtcctcgtctacGAGTACCTCTGCAACACCAGCCTCGACCACTATCTCTTTGGTACTGTATATACTACTTGTAACACTCAGTTGGTAATAATGCAATTTGGATGGAGAATTCTGTTTTTGACTGGCATTTCGATGCATGAAACGCAATGCAGACGAGTTCAAGAAGACCACGCTGGATTATTGGGAGCGGAGGTTCGAGATCGTGCTGGGCACGGCGGAGGGCCTCTCCATACCTGCACAGCGCTTCGGAGGTCAGGATCATACACCGGGACATCAAGGCCGGCAACATCCTGCTGGACAAGAGGTTCAGGCCAAAGATCGCCGACTTCGGCCTCGCCAGGAACTTCATGGACGACCAGAGCCATCTCAGCACCGGCCTCGCCGGAACTTTGTGAGTGCAATCAAAAAATGTTTTTGACGAGTGAGTGCAACCAATTTCATGACTGAATCATCATAAAAGTATTACCAAATCCATGTTTAtctatcttttctttctttctttcttgatttctTGATGAATGAAGAAATTAATACTGTAGTACAACTCTCCCTCATTCAATTTTTTGGCAGTGGATACATGGCTCCAGAGTACATTGTCCACGGGCAGCTCACGGAGAAGGCTGACATCTACAGCTACGGCGTGCTGGTCCTCGAGATCGTCACCGGCAGGAATAACCACAACTCGGTGGCGTTGTCGGAAGAAGGCCTTTCACTCATAGCACTGGTATGGTATAGAACAATGCTAGGTTACTTGCTAAGAAGTAATAGCTCAGATAAATCTGGGTCACTGAAATTTAATCGAATCAACAATGGTaaaagaaatttaaaaaaagtttttgCTTGAAACGCTCTTGCTGTCACTGTAGTATTTCAGAAACCCCTGATAGAGGTATGTTCTTTCTTCAGATATGGAGACACTACAACGCCGGCACACTGATGGAGCTCATGGACCCGAACCTCCGCGAGCAGTGCTCGGAGGAGGACGCCGTCCAGGTGTTCCACGTCGGGCTGCTGTGCACCCAGGCGTCACCGAACCTTCGGCCGCCGATGTGGAAGATGGTGGAGATGCTGAGCTGCAGGGATCACAACGTGGTGCTTCCCCGGCCGACCCAGCCTCCGTTCATCAACGTCAAGGGGTCAAATGCCAAGAGCGACAGCCCTGGGTCGCCCTTCTCGCTGAGCCAGCTCTCAGTGAGGTGCAGGCCAGGTAAAAGGTGTGGTTGGCGTTACgttttgttgtttttttttttttttgagcaatcTGGAGGGGCCAAGGCCCCTACAGTAAAAAAGTTTTATTGAAAAAACAAAGGAACAGCGAACAAATACAGCTTTAGGGAACAAAAAAAGAGACAAAGAAAAGGAAACTAAAAGAAAACACTACAACAGAGAGAGGATCCTTGTGTGTTAACATCTTGTTCAAAATATAGAAGTTGAGGAtatgtttggttattttgtTGATCTGGTGACATACTTCGATGGCTATATGTGTAAGTCTTCATAGGAAAGATTCCTGTTTGTAAAAACATCCATAAAATGTTGATCAACCATTAGTATTCTGCAAACATTCAGAAAATGTCCTGGGGAGGACATTTTCGTCTGTGATGTAGTATAATCGTGCACACCTGAAAGAAACTAATATATTTCCAAGTATAAACGAGGACATTTAGTATTGAAGATTAATCCTAGAAGGTGTAATTAATACGATTTACAAATCAGGCAACAAAGACATATgtgcctctctcttttttttttaataaaaaacatCACTTTTGCCCATGTACCATTCACCGGGATTCAATTGAGATGTATCACGTAACAGCAGAATAGACAGAATCAGACAAATCATGCTGCTACAGAAAATTAAAACCAATCAGCCACCGTAGTTGAGATTTGAGAAGCTGAAGCTGAGCCCTGTTTCACTTTCGAAAAGTCAAGCGCACACAAACGCTGAGAGAGAAACCGATACTTCTAGTACTTGGGAGCTAGAATATTGGTCCAGATGGACTAGCAATTTGAGTTGAGCGCTGAAACAGCTGTTACTCTCCTGGTCAGTTCAGGCACAGATTCAGATTTGAGAGGATCTGCTGtggagcttatcagccgaatctgtcagccattcaataatgtttttctctcacaatattttcttttggttttacgATAGTGGACTGCATGAGTATTTGTGTTCACTAGCGGAACTGTGTAATAATTGGCCTGATTCTATCTTTTGATAGAAGAAGCCGGGTATACaatatccattatctaaaaaaaagctaatggcttatcagccaaacgtatGCAAGTTTGTCAAGATTTGCTGCTGCCTGCTGAGGAGTTGTCAAATTGTGTCATATAAGCAACTTTGTGCTTAGATGCTAAAAGATCATAGCTATAACTACGTGCGTGTCGCATGTCATGACCCAATGGTCGTTCCAAATTTCAACATTTCGAGAGAGAGAAAAATTCCTTGGAAGCTCTAGCTTCTACCCATCACCTCCCTCGGTCCGTGATGTGAACCACCGTAAATCACCTGTAATCCTTGGATCACAAGCCTCATGTTGAACTTGACCCATGGCCTCTCTCTTTTGATCCTCTCCCACGTCAACAAGGTGAATATCACTTAACCCTAGCTCTTGACGACAAAGACCCAAACCTAGCTAATAATCTTCACAAAACATTTCCGGTCTACCAAGGTCGACACAAGTATTTGGATCCCAAACAAACAGAAGTTGTAGACGCATGGATGTTTATTTTGATCCTCTTCCGTGACGAGCACAAACGCAACAATGGATGTTTATTTTTCTCctttcattttttattttctactttttcctttttatatatattattatattaacCTATCTATTGTATATGATCGTATGTGTATTCACATACCAGTTGAGATGCATAATATGATGCCATGCACCATCTTTTTTTCAccattttctctctcttttttttacctTTTTCTATTATCTAGATCTTATTTAATCTTATAACCACAAATATTCAAAAGTTATGATGGGAAGTTGTGATAATAATTTGCCACATAAAAAGTTATGCACATAAATTGTGAGCATAACTTTGTGATTTTCTAAaaatgaaaagttatgaaaattATCCTTTTTTGGAAAAAGGAAAAGTAAAAAATATGATGATAATTTGTTCTGTGAAAAGTTATGCACATAATTTATGTGTATAACTttataatttttcaaaaatagaaagttatgaaaatatttttctagaAAAGAAAAGGTTAAAAATTTATAAATGAAATGTTACAATGACAAGTTGTCACGTAAAAATTTCTGTACATCAGTTATTATATGtacataattttttttagaaggAAAGGTGCGGGAATGGTTTTTTCTGAAAAAAGAAAAGTTAGAAGGGATGTGGAATTGATCGCTGGTTTTAGAACGAGTATCGAGCAGTCGCGCGCTGTCGGCTGTCGCAACATTTCATGGGCTGCGGGATTCGCGGCCCATAACGCAGCAAACTGGCAGCTTTCCGCAACGTGATTTGATTTCAGCCCGCATCCAGTTGGTCTCATTAGGACCATTCCTTCCTTAAACAAAAAGCTAATCAGGCCCATTATTTTCGGGTCAGCAGCAGAAGCACCGAGCAGGCGAGCACGATACAAAGGCCAAAGGGGACGGTGAGTCCTATGCCTTggcaccaatcaccaaatggatTATTATTCGCATACGTGAAAGAGAATGTGACAGTGTAAAGCCAGGCCACAAGATTGAATACTGCCAAAATAGTACTCccttcattccaaattatattTAAAAAGTCAAAGTATTtcaaatttaaccaaatttatatgataaaataataagggGCTATTGCGTTCTTACCCTTATTTAGAAGTCTAATTGTGATTTTATCCTTGTTTTTCTCGCCATTGCGATTTTACCCTTGCTCTGTGAAAACGAAGCTTCAGTTTACCCTTACTCCGTGAACAGCAGGGTAACGGTGTTAAATTGGCTCAGTAAGGACAAGTTTGCCCTTGCGAAAATACCCCTACTTTTCGAGTACATTGTGATTTTACCCCTACTTTTAACTCTATTAGTCTTTTTtgcaataaaataaataaaaaacaaaaaacccaAAAAAGACCAAAAGATAATAATACCCCTTTCCCATTCTCTCCTCTATTGATTCCTTTCTCCTGTTCTATAACTGAAACCCTCCGTTCCTCGCGTACTCCCGTACTCCTGTTCTAGGACAAAAACCCTAGTGTGTCGGGTCTAGACAACGAGGGAGGCTGTAGCACCTAGCGCCGTGCGGGCAGGGCCCTGAGAGGCCACCCCCTCAGTCCCTCTTCGTCTGCCCTGTTGCTACCGTCCCCAGCACCAGCAAGGTGTACATTGGTATTTTGGTACCCATGGTGCGTCACATCCGCACCGCACATTTTATGCCGAGCAAGATCCTGTTCCATAAGGAAATCGCCTGCGTTCaactactagctagctagacaTGCACCGTGTAGTAGTATACCGATGCAACTAAAGTGGGTTCAAACAAGGATCCAGCAAGAACTCAACTCACCATAGGTCTGCTAGCTTGCCCCAATTCCTAACACGCCACGTCAATCCTCCAGCGTCAATAATTACCGGTCACTACAAAAACAAATCTTACTGCTAGTACAACAAAGTTTCTACATTTTATTGTCTTTTGGTCTTTCTGTGAggggtttttttgtttttttatttattttattgcaAAAAAGACTAATAGAGTTAAAAGTAGGGGTAAAATCACAATGTACTCGAAAAAGTAGGGGCATTTTCGCAAGGGCAAACTTGTCCTTACTGAGCCAATTTAACACAGTTACCCTGCTGTTCACGGAGTAAGGGTAAACTGAAGCTTCGTTTTCACAGAGCAAGGGTAAAATCGCAATGGCGAGAAAAACAAGGGTAAAATCACAATTAGACTTCTAAATAAGGGTAAGAACGCAATAGCTCCAAATAATAActattatgataccaaataagtatcattagattcttccttagttatattttcatagtatactcactttatatTACAAATTttaatatttctctctataattttggtgaaacttgaaaatattttgactctttaagatttttagaataatttataatttagaatggagggagtagttcttGTATTGGAATGAAAACTAACGCGTTCACGATAGGAATCTACAACACGGTAAGGGCAACCAATGCACATATcgcgttagagcatctccaacaacttggtaaaattcacttgtcaaatcttgagttatagcaagttgttaatttgtttagcaaaagaaaaaaggatgtgtctccaataagttactattctcacttggtaaaaatagaggatgacagatagaacccgctcacttggtaaaagaatatgtgtctccaacaagttgcgctcgggatagcaacttgggatagcaatttgacaaatctcggcagtagaaacctctggatagcaacttgggaaatttagcaagttgagataaggagttgttggaggatgatttttatgcttttagcaaatttggtaggataacatgttgaaataccaagttgttggagatgctcattAAAAATCATGCGCTAATTCTGATCATCCCCGTTAAAATCATTTGTGCTGGATTCGACCAAACTTGTCGATTTATCAGACAcgtgtgtttttctttttgatcTGATATCAGACGCGTGTTAAATCAAATACTTAGAGTCtcggtttcaaaaaaaaaaatgtagaGTCTCTTTATGTATCTCGTGTCTGGCACATGCTCTGAATGACCCTATCTTTTTTCGGCACCCAAAACTCAAGATTCGATGTATaatacattaaatataaataaaaagtaattatttatataatttgtttgtaatttctaaaataaattttttagacaataattactaaataaaaataaaaatgatttTTTTACTTCCTGAACTAATAAATAAGGCCTTCTTAAGGTTGCTTCGGTTTGGAATGGCACGTCTAGCAAAGTCAAATCCGCGCACGCCGCTCAATACACAAAATGCGCCCCCGCCATCCTTTGCCGTTGATTTGATGCGTGACGGATCCTGATCCACCATTCCACCCACCCCACCCCACTCCCCACCTCACCCCTCCACTCGACGGCTCGATAGACACTTCCTCCACGACCCGACCCAACCGCAGCCGGCCGTCCCGCTAATGCCGTAGACTAATCGCGATTAAGGAAAAGAAGGGGAAAAAAAGGGGAAAGTCCAAGCGGCGCGGCAGCAGCAAAACCCCCGCACCGTCCGGAAGGCAGAAAACCACAATAAACAAGGCACGCAACGAATCCGATCCCGATTTATTTCGCCCAAATCCGCCGATTAATCCCCACGGCACGCCGGCCGCGTCATGCTCCGGCCATTCCTCTCCCCTCACCACCgctctgccgccgccgcccccgcaCCCATCGCAGCAGGGGCCGCGGCGATGCGACCCCccgcgtcctcctcctcctcctcccgctcctcggccggcggcggaggcggggcccaccaccaccacaaccaCGGCGGCGGCCACAACAACGTctccgcctcgccgccgccggcgtgcACGACGTGCAGGCACGCCCCGTCGTCGGCCACGCTCGATCTCCTCATCCTGCTTCTCGTCCTCTTCTCGCTCGCCTTCCTGCTCGCCTCCTCGCTCTCGCACGTCGCGCGCTCGCTCTCCCCGCTGCTCGCCACGCCGCCCGCCGTCGCCGCGCTCGcctacgccgccgccgcgctgccctacgcggccgcggccgccgtgctcgccgccgccgcgttcCTCTCCTGCCGCCGCCTCCCGCGGCGCCGCTGCCGCAACCCGCGCTGCCGCGGCCTGCGGAAGGCGCTGGAGTTCGACGTCCAGCtgcagaccgaggaggccgtgCGCGCCGGCGCCGGGAGCACCGTCGGCGGCGCCGACGCGGCCATGTGGCGCGAGATCGACGCGCTGCCGTGGAAGGGCGGCCAGAGCGGGAACAACCCAGACTACGAGTGCCTTCGCGCCGAGCTCCGCCGGATGGCGCCGCCCAACGGCCGAGCCGTGCTGCTCTTCCGCAACCGCTGTGGCTGCCctgttgctaagcttgaaggATGGGGCGCCCCCAAGAGCAAACGCCGCAACAAGAAGTGAGTCATGGTTGACTATATGTCATTTGTTTATTTGCAAATTCTACATGATTATTACTTCTTCAGTCCACCAGCTAAACTTAGTGGCACTATTTTCATGGGATGAACGGAATTTCACTGTTCTCTGTAGCCATGGCGTTCCCTAGTCCTGTCAGTTATGTTTGTTAATGTGAGATCAATCTCGTTGCTTCATCTCTGCATTTTGAGATATCATGCCCTGTTATTCTGGATGTGCAAACAATAAAGCATGGTCCCATTGTTATACATCATGGTCTGTTAATTCATTTCTGTAAGCAAATAGGTAACTGTGCTGTGTGGCCTGTCTCTAATTCTGAGTCATCTAGGAAGCATGCTTGGATTTTACCCTGTTTGGTTGTCTCTTGATGGTTATGGAATTTTTTTCCACTCAGCTTCATTTTCTGAATTCAGTGTACTTCTGTTCATTTTGTGGTTTTCTCAGTTGTTTGTACCATAGTATAGCTTATATGTTGTAACGTCTTGTTGGTCATGAATTTGCAAGAAAATAAATTAGTCTTCAGATGTGACTGGGCTGTTACCAGAAGTTAGGCAATGAGCCAAATGAATGCTAAAAGTTGTCAAAAGTGACTAATCCTATTTGACAGAGACATGCCATAGAAATCTCACTACCTTTCTAAGTAGGTGGGCAatgtcaatgatgttgcaagGCACCTGGTCTTTTGTTAGGTGTTGTTTTTCCTCATGAAGTGGCCTTTTTAGTTGTAAATGTACTATTTGTTCTGTGCAAATGTATTTTTTATGTTTAAAGGGGTTGCCATTCTTATAACAAATGACCTTTGGTGATTTCTAATGTGATTATCTTTTATGTTTATTAGTTGATATGAAACATAAGGCTAGGGGTCAGTACAGCCTTGAAGGCATTTCAGTTGGTTCTTTACTTGTGTTTGAGAAGCTCGAGCTCACTAGAAAATAAGCTCATTTGTGGGGCTTGTGACCTGTAGGACTTCTGCAACCTGATGATTTTATATTTTGATTACGGATATGAAGAAGTTATAAGCAGGAATACAGTATGTTTGAGGTGGTGCGAGTTACCTGGAAGTGAGTGCTTTTTTTAAATTGTACACGACAAAGTTTATGGCCCATGAGAGTATCATGGAATTGTGCTATATGGTTGTGACTTATGCCATTATCTTCATTTCTGGGTCTAGAAATTTCTGAAATGAGTACCCGGAGATGGCATTACAGTGTGATACCATTGAATTGCTGGGTTTGAAGATTTGGCATGAACACTTTGTCATCTCATCAAATTCAATTATTGGACGTTTGGAGTTTGTGTCTGCAAGGCCTCTTATGATGTGTGTGATCCAACTGGGAAATTTGATTTGGCATGACTGAACTGTTCCAGTGAACCAATCACTTACTTGACAAGCACAAGAAATCTTTGCTAGACCTGAGCTCAGCAATCTCCTACATTGTGTTCATTGTGGCATAACTTGTTGAGCAAACCATAAGACTATAAAATCCTCTAGATACCAATAAAGAAACATAACTGTTTAAGCTGTGTTTTTATGGCTCCTTTGGAATGGAGGAAAATTTTCCTGTTTCCTGTGAAAATGAACTGATTCCTGTGGAATTCCTAAACGATTCCTATGAAATTCTTGTGAGGGTATGGATAAAAGTTGTGCTATTTTAAGTTATTTATACAGGTGGTGAATGATTTTGTTTATAATTCTCTGGATGATTGTGCTGTTTGTTGTAATTTTCTTGAGATTGTATGTGTTTCATTCGCATCTAAGTTGTCCTGGCCTAGAATGCTTCTCAATTTCTTTTCATTGCCTTGAAATATCTAGGATCTAGCTATTGGTGTTTGAGCTAGTAAAGATAAACTGTTTACCTATGATTCATTTCTAGATGACTAAAGTACAAGGGGTACTGCATAATACTTTCTACTCTCTGTGGTGGTTTACTGACTCTTACTGTTTTGAATGATCTTTTGAATAATCTTTTCCAAATTGGCATTTTGCCAAAGTTTTACCTGTAAAAGTATCTGTTAAACTTTTGACTACTAACATATATCTAAGTGTGTAGATGTATCACTTAGAAATGATATTAGTATGTTTTCATTTAATGTGCTTATGTCTCATGATATATGTACCATTTTTTGCATAATGGTAAACAAAAGGATTTTGAAAACCGTTTCAGTAGATTAAGTAAAATAGAATAGAGGTGGTATATCTTGTTTCCTGGTGTAATCATGCCTGATATTCCATTGTTGTCGGCTTGTCGCAACTCTTGCGTCAGAGGAATGCATTCTTCTATGTTGACCGATACTGGCAACCTAGTTCACTTGAAACTATAGAAGTGTTTAGCTAGGACTGATATGGAGCTCTTGTGTGGCCGTGTTTTTTGAATCTTGAGTTTGTTGGGTTTGACTCAAAAATCACCCGTTCCATTAAAATGAATGTTTTACTAAGTCAAACTTCCCTAACTTCAATCACACATAGAAGAATGCACCAGCATCAACAACATCAAATTAGTTTTGTTAAGTCCATGGAACATGTCTTCATATTGCATTTATTTGGTACTGTACATGTTAATATATAATACATTTTTCTATAACTTGGTCCAAGTTAAATGCTAATATGTTGTATAAGTTTGATGATGTGTAACTATGTTTCCGGAAGTTGCGTACTTGTTTGTACACTTTTCCTTTGTGCTGCCAGATAAAATGTTTTCTATATTTTATCTTGTTTCTCAGATGCTAAATTTATACAGGAAAGAAGGAAATTTGGCGGgggccttttttttctttctcaaaATTGGCCAGTCATTTTTGGGAAATTGATTCCCAAAGTAATGTTGTACTTTTTCAGTAATGTTTTGAGAGTTCATTCGGCGATGTAATCACTTCTCGCCCTTGCCTAGTGTTGTCAATCTAGATACATGTTACAAATATACATGTTTGTAATGTAATACTCTTTTTTTCATTTTGCAGAACTACTAATCATTTGTTTGTTTCTTGTTTTTGAATTATTATTAATTTTCAGGGGCACGCAAGGTTCGTTCCATGACCGAGGAGTGAGGTGAACACAAGTCTGATGTCGCTAGTTGCAACACTGTTGCTTTAGACTGCCATGTTGAATAATCCTTCCAGCAAAAGATACACCAATTACAATTTACAAGTGGGTTGTGCCATGGTTGTATTGTTAGAGGGGGGGTTCGCTGAACCCCAACAGTTATACTGATACAAAGACAAAAGACGCAGCAATAAAGAACTGTTAATAAAggacaataaataaagc
It encodes:
- the LOC8076861 gene encoding uncharacterized protein At5g19025; this encodes MLRPFLSPHHRSAAAAPAPIAAGAAAMRPPASSSSSSRSSAGGGGGAHHHHNHGGGHNNVSASPPPACTTCRHAPSSATLDLLILLLVLFSLAFLLASSLSHVARSLSPLLATPPAVAALAYAAAALPYAAAAAVLAAAAFLSCRRLPRRRCRNPRCRGLRKALEFDVQLQTEEAVRAGAGSTVGGADAAMWREIDALPWKGGQSGNNPDYECLRAELRRMAPPNGRAVLLFRNRCGCPVAKLEGWGAPKSKRRNKKGTQGSFHDRGVR